The following proteins are co-located in the Pseudomonas sp. ATCC 13867 genome:
- a CDS encoding acetolactate synthase 3 large subunit — translation MELLSGAEMVVRSLRDEGVKYIYGYPGGALLHIYDALFKENEVTHILVRHEQAATHMADGYARATGKPGVVLVTSGPGATNAVTGIATAYMDSIPMVVISGQVASNMVGTDAFQETDMVGISRPIVKHSFIIKHPSEIPEVIKKAFYIAQSGRPGPVVIDIPKDMGDPTQKFEYSYPKKVKLRSYSPAVRGHSGQIRKAAEMLLSAKRPIIYAGGGVIMGNAAEPLTEVARMLNVPVTNTLMGLGGYPGTDRQFVGMLGMHGSYTANLAMHHADVIFAVGARFDDRVINGETAAKFCPNAKIIHVDIDPASISKTVKADIPIVGPVDSVLTEMVAILKEIGETPNKEAQAAWWKQIEEWRGNRGLFPYSMGDGSIIKPQTVIETLCEVTHGDAYVASDVGQHQMFAAQYYRFNKPNRWINSGGLGTMGFGFPAAMGVKLNFPDADVACVTGEGSIQMNIQELSTCLQYDLPVKIINLNNGALGMVRQWQDMQYNSRYSHSYMESLPDFVKLAEAYGHVGMRITDLKDLKPKMEEAFAMKNRLVFLDIQVDTSEHVYPMQIRGGAMRDMWLSKTERT, via the coding sequence GTGGAGCTTTTATCCGGCGCTGAAATGGTCGTCCGCTCGTTGCGTGACGAAGGCGTTAAGTACATCTACGGGTACCCGGGCGGTGCCCTCCTGCATATCTACGACGCTCTCTTCAAAGAGAACGAAGTAACCCATATCCTGGTTCGCCACGAGCAGGCCGCCACTCACATGGCCGACGGCTATGCGCGCGCCACCGGCAAGCCCGGCGTCGTGCTGGTGACCTCCGGCCCAGGTGCGACCAATGCCGTGACCGGCATCGCCACCGCCTACATGGACTCCATCCCGATGGTGGTGATCTCCGGCCAGGTGGCGAGCAACATGGTCGGTACCGACGCGTTCCAGGAAACCGACATGGTCGGTATCTCCCGCCCGATCGTGAAGCACAGCTTCATCATCAAGCATCCGTCGGAAATCCCCGAGGTCATCAAGAAGGCCTTCTATATCGCCCAGTCCGGCCGTCCCGGCCCGGTGGTGATCGATATTCCGAAGGACATGGGCGATCCGACCCAGAAGTTCGAATACAGCTACCCGAAGAAGGTCAAGCTGCGCTCCTACAGCCCGGCGGTCCGTGGCCATTCCGGCCAGATCCGCAAGGCCGCCGAGATGCTGCTGTCCGCCAAGCGCCCGATCATCTACGCCGGTGGCGGCGTGATCATGGGCAATGCCGCCGAGCCGTTGACCGAAGTGGCGCGCATGCTCAACGTGCCGGTCACCAACACCCTGATGGGGCTGGGTGGCTATCCGGGCACCGATCGCCAGTTCGTCGGCATGCTCGGCATGCACGGCAGCTACACCGCGAACCTCGCGATGCACCACGCTGACGTGATCTTCGCTGTCGGCGCGCGTTTCGACGATCGCGTGATCAACGGCGAGACCGCGGCCAAGTTCTGTCCGAACGCCAAGATCATCCATGTCGACATCGACCCGGCCTCGATCTCCAAGACCGTCAAGGCCGACATCCCGATCGTCGGTCCGGTGGACAGCGTCCTGACCGAAATGGTCGCGATCCTCAAGGAAATCGGCGAGACCCCGAACAAGGAAGCCCAGGCTGCCTGGTGGAAGCAGATCGAGGAATGGCGCGGCAACCGCGGCCTGTTCCCGTACAGCATGGGTGACGGCAGCATCATCAAGCCGCAGACCGTGATCGAGACCCTCTGCGAAGTCACCCACGGCGATGCCTACGTGGCCTCCGACGTGGGCCAGCACCAGATGTTCGCGGCGCAGTACTACCGCTTCAACAAGCCCAATCGCTGGATCAACTCCGGCGGCCTGGGCACTATGGGCTTCGGCTTCCCGGCGGCGATGGGCGTGAAGCTGAACTTCCCCGACGCCGACGTCGCCTGCGTGACCGGTGAAGGCAGCATCCAGATGAACATTCAGGAGCTGTCCACCTGCCTGCAGTACGACCTGCCGGTGAAGATCATCAACCTGAACAACGGTGCGCTGGGCATGGTCCGCCAATGGCAGGACATGCAGTACAACAGCCGCTACTCGCACTCCTACATGGAATCGCTGCCGGACTTCGTCAAGCTGGCTGAAGCCTATGGCCACGTTGGCATGCGCATCACCGACCTGAAAGACCTGAAGCCGAAGATGGAAGAAGCCTTCGCGATGAAGAACCGCCTGGTCTTCCTCGACATCCAGGTCGATACCAGCGAGCACGTCTACCCGATGCAGATCCGCGGCGGTGCGATGCGCGACATGTGGCTGAGCAAGACGGAGCGTACCTGA
- a CDS encoding DUF4124 domain-containing protein translates to MRRTIFMGSLLLALAPTVMAAQVYKWVDAQGVTHFGAQPPEGTSAATVNTNTTQPKSNFPPPPPPKPAPPASGTDDKQKALDDKVRQEVANQDAAQAQRCSQARENLAQLKNNPRVRVQENGEYRRITEEERQQRISDSEKAIRESCN, encoded by the coding sequence ATGCGACGGACGATTTTCATGGGCAGCCTGCTGCTCGCACTGGCCCCGACCGTGATGGCCGCGCAGGTCTACAAGTGGGTGGACGCTCAGGGTGTCACACACTTCGGCGCGCAGCCGCCGGAAGGCACCAGCGCCGCCACCGTCAACACCAACACCACCCAGCCCAAATCGAACTTCCCGCCGCCTCCCCCGCCCAAACCGGCCCCGCCGGCATCCGGCACGGACGACAAGCAGAAGGCGCTGGATGACAAGGTACGCCAGGAAGTTGCCAACCAGGACGCCGCACAGGCGCAGCGTTGCTCGCAGGCGCGGGAAAACCTGGCTCAGCTCAAGAACAATCCGCGCGTTCGCGTGCAGGAAAACGGTGAGTACCGCCGCATCACCGAGGAAGAGCGGCAGCAACGCATCAGCGACAGCGAAAAAGCCATCCGGGAAAGCTGCAACTGA
- a CDS encoding YqcC family protein — MDDRLPAIADQLLLIEREMRAIGLWGEERPSQEALSSQEPFCVDTLALEEWLQWIFLPRMKLIIETGADLPSASGIREIADEAYANEGARTRALLEALSAFDRLITGKH; from the coding sequence ATGGACGATCGACTGCCGGCGATTGCGGATCAGTTGCTGCTGATCGAGCGTGAGATGCGTGCCATCGGGCTGTGGGGGGAGGAGCGTCCGTCGCAGGAGGCGCTTTCCAGCCAGGAGCCGTTCTGTGTGGATACGCTGGCGCTGGAGGAGTGGCTTCAGTGGATATTCCTGCCGCGCATGAAGCTGATCATCGAAACGGGCGCCGACCTGCCTTCCGCGTCAGGCATCCGCGAGATCGCCGACGAAGCCTATGCCAATGAAGGCGCGCGCACACGGGCGCTACTGGAGGCGCTCAGCGCATTCGACCGGTTGATCACCGGGAAGCACTGA
- the mrcB gene encoding penicillin-binding protein 1B: MTRPRSSKSRKKSGKSSPAMRKWLGWALKLGLVGLVVLAGFAVYLDAVVQEKFSGKRWTIPAKVYARPLELFVGLKLGKDDFLRELDALGYRRESAVNGPGAASVSGNSVELNTRGFQFYEGAEPAQRIRVRFSGNSVTGLTRANGSELAVARMEPLLIGGLYPAHNEDRILIKLDQVPPYLIDTLVAVEDRDFWSHHGVSIKSIARAVWVNASAGQLRQGGSTLTQQLVKNFFLTNERSLSRKLTEAMMAVLLELHYDKREILESYLNEVFLGQDGQRSVNGFGLASQYFFSQPLAELKLPQVALLVGMVKGPSYYNPRRNPERAMERRNVVLDVLAEQGVITPEEAAVAKKAPLGVTRQGSMANSSYPAFLDLVKRQLREDYRDEDLTEEGLRIFTSFDPILQMKAESAVSETFKRLEGRKGVAETETAMVVTNPETGEVQALIGSRDPRFAGFNRAIDAVRPIGSLVKPAVYLTALERPSQYTLTSYIQDEPFQVKGKDGQVWKPQNYDHQSRGTIFLYQGLANSLNLSTAKLGLDLGVPNVLKTLERLGVSPNWPAYPSMLLGAGALSPMQVATMYQTIASGGFNTPLRSIRSVLASDGQPLKRYPFQVQQRFDPGAIYLVQNAMQRVMREGTARSVYNRLPLSLTLAGKTGTTNDSRDSWFSGFGQDLLAVVWIGRDDNGKTPLTGATGALQIWTSFMRKADPLPLDMPMPDNVVQAWVDPHTGQGTDANCPGAVQMPYIRGSEPAAGAGCGNQTPANEVMDWVRGWLN; the protein is encoded by the coding sequence ATGACGCGTCCCCGATCTTCCAAATCCCGTAAAAAAAGCGGCAAATCGTCGCCCGCCATGCGCAAGTGGCTGGGCTGGGCTCTCAAGCTCGGCCTGGTTGGGCTGGTGGTGCTGGCCGGTTTTGCCGTGTACCTCGATGCGGTTGTCCAGGAGAAATTCTCCGGCAAGCGCTGGACCATTCCCGCCAAGGTGTATGCGCGCCCGCTGGAGCTGTTCGTCGGCCTGAAACTGGGCAAGGACGACTTCCTGCGCGAGCTGGACGCCCTGGGTTATCGTCGCGAGAGCGCGGTGAACGGGCCCGGCGCCGCCTCGGTGTCCGGTAATTCGGTCGAGCTCAACACCCGCGGCTTCCAGTTCTATGAAGGTGCCGAGCCCGCCCAACGGATTCGCGTGCGCTTCTCCGGCAACTCGGTCACCGGACTGACCCGTGCCAATGGCTCCGAGCTCGCGGTGGCGCGCATGGAGCCGTTGCTGATCGGCGGCCTGTACCCTGCGCACAACGAAGACCGCATCCTGATCAAGCTGGACCAGGTGCCGCCGTACCTGATCGATACCCTGGTGGCAGTGGAAGACCGCGATTTCTGGAGCCACCACGGCGTCTCGATCAAGTCCATCGCCCGTGCCGTCTGGGTCAATGCCAGCGCCGGGCAACTGCGCCAGGGCGGCAGTACCCTGACCCAGCAGTTGGTGAAGAACTTCTTCCTGACCAACGAACGCAGCCTGTCGCGCAAGCTCACCGAAGCCATGATGGCGGTGCTGCTGGAACTGCATTACGACAAGCGCGAAATCCTCGAGAGCTACCTGAACGAGGTGTTCCTCGGCCAGGACGGCCAGCGTTCGGTGAATGGCTTCGGCCTCGCCAGCCAGTACTTCTTCAGCCAGCCGCTGGCGGAGCTGAAGCTGCCGCAGGTCGCGCTGCTGGTCGGCATGGTGAAAGGGCCGTCCTATTACAACCCGCGCCGCAATCCGGAGCGTGCGATGGAGCGTCGCAACGTGGTGCTCGACGTGCTCGCCGAACAGGGCGTGATTACCCCCGAGGAGGCCGCCGTCGCCAAGAAGGCGCCGCTGGGCGTGACCCGTCAGGGCAGCATGGCCAACAGTTCCTACCCGGCCTTCCTCGATCTGGTGAAGCGCCAGTTGCGCGAAGACTATCGGGATGAAGACCTGACCGAGGAAGGCCTGCGCATCTTCACCAGCTTCGATCCGATCCTGCAGATGAAGGCCGAGTCCGCCGTCAGCGAGACCTTCAAGCGCCTCGAGGGCCGCAAGGGTGTGGCCGAAACCGAGACGGCGATGGTGGTGACCAACCCGGAAACCGGCGAGGTCCAGGCGCTGATCGGTAGCCGCGACCCGCGCTTCGCCGGTTTCAACCGTGCCATCGATGCCGTGCGCCCGATCGGTTCGCTGGTCAAGCCGGCGGTCTACCTGACTGCGCTGGAGCGGCCGAGCCAGTACACCCTGACCAGCTACATCCAGGACGAGCCGTTCCAGGTGAAGGGCAAGGACGGACAAGTGTGGAAGCCGCAGAACTACGATCACCAGTCGCGCGGCACCATCTTCCTCTACCAGGGGCTGGCCAATTCGCTGAACCTCTCCACGGCCAAGCTCGGCCTGGACCTGGGCGTGCCGAATGTGCTGAAAACCCTGGAGCGCCTGGGCGTTTCGCCGAACTGGCCGGCCTATCCGTCGATGCTACTGGGCGCCGGCGCGCTGAGCCCGATGCAGGTGGCGACCATGTACCAGACCATCGCCAGCGGCGGCTTCAACACGCCGTTGCGCAGCATTCGCAGCGTACTGGCGTCCGATGGGCAGCCGCTCAAGCGTTATCCGTTCCAGGTCCAGCAGCGCTTCGATCCGGGTGCCATCTACCTGGTACAGAACGCCATGCAGCGTGTGATGCGCGAAGGCACGGCGCGCTCGGTCTACAACCGCTTGCCGTTGTCGCTGACCCTGGCCGGCAAGACCGGTACCACCAACGACTCCCGCGACAGCTGGTTCTCCGGTTTCGGCCAGGACCTGTTGGCGGTGGTCTGGATCGGCCGTGACGACAACGGCAAGACACCGCTCACCGGCGCCACTGGCGCCCTGCAGATCTGGACCAGCTTCATGCGCAAGGCCGATCCGCTGCCGCTGGACATGCCGATGCCGGATAATGTGGTGCAGGCCTGGGTCGATCCGCACACCGGGCAGGGCACCGATGCCAACTGCCCCGGTGCGGTGCAGATGCCTTATATTCGAGGAAGCGAACCGGCCGCTGGCGCCGGTTGCGGAAACCAGACGCCGGCCAATGAGGTCATGGACTGGGTGCGTGGCTGGTTGAACTGA
- a CDS encoding tetratricopeptide repeat protein — MRKACFAASATLALLSGCASPQHGAIPVQDSGTAVSNSERVGRSGGNYQAPASANAGQSIPQGDSGVTVMVPKDAGAAPIQTFPAQTGAAPISTSPMTTAPGGAGSTYSQQPISTSGGITSSGGFQSQTYQQPVYQTQPSAPSTQGSTYNQGGYKAPSGIPSSNTGLAADEQLDGPVLALLTTASQQQGGGDLNGAAASLERAQRIAPREPQVLYKLAQVRLAQGDAAQAEQVARRGLSLAGGRPTLQASLWDLIAKCREQQGDAAGAAEARQKAKVTL, encoded by the coding sequence GTGAGAAAAGCATGCTTTGCGGCGTCGGCGACTCTGGCGCTTCTGTCCGGTTGTGCATCCCCGCAGCACGGTGCGATCCCGGTGCAGGATTCCGGCACCGCCGTTTCCAACTCGGAACGCGTGGGCCGCAGCGGCGGCAACTATCAGGCGCCGGCTTCCGCCAATGCCGGGCAGAGTATTCCCCAGGGCGATTCCGGCGTCACCGTGATGGTGCCGAAGGATGCCGGTGCCGCACCGATCCAGACCTTCCCGGCGCAGACCGGTGCGGCGCCGATCAGCACCTCGCCGATGACGACCGCGCCGGGCGGTGCCGGCTCGACCTATTCGCAGCAGCCGATTTCCACCAGCGGTGGCATTACCTCGAGCGGTGGTTTCCAGTCGCAGACCTACCAGCAGCCGGTGTACCAGACCCAGCCTTCGGCGCCGTCCACCCAGGGCAGCACCTACAACCAGGGTGGCTACAAGGCGCCGTCGGGCATTCCGTCGAGCAACACCGGCCTGGCCGCTGACGAGCAGCTCGATGGTCCGGTGCTGGCTCTGCTGACCACCGCCTCGCAACAGCAGGGCGGTGGCGATCTCAACGGTGCCGCGGCCAGCCTGGAGCGCGCCCAGCGCATCGCTCCACGCGAGCCGCAGGTGCTCTACAAACTGGCCCAGGTGCGTCTGGCCCAGGGCGATGCCGCTCAGGCCGAGCAGGTGGCGCGCCGCGGGCTGTCGTTGGCCGGTGGTCGCCCGACCCTGCAGGCCAGCCTGTGGGATCTGATTGCCAAGTGCCGTGAGCAGCAAGGCGATGCCGCCGGCGCTGCCGAGGCCCGGCAGAAAGCCAAGGTGACCCTGTGA